GGCGACACTTTCAAGCATAATTTCGGGCCTCTTCCGGCCGGCATGCACCTTGTGCCGCACGCATACTGCTACCGCTGCCCGTTCAAGATGAAACACCCCGACTGCGGGCTGTTCTGCGCCGAGTTCGTGCGCAAGAACCTCAAACTGCAGACCACCGGACGCATAGCCGCCTTTATCATGGAGCCCGTCCAGGGCACCAACGGCAACATCGTGCCGCCTGCGGGATACCTGCAGGCGATGATTGACATAGCGCACGAAAACAACGCGCTGTTCATCGCCGACGAAATGATCTGCGGGTTCGGCAGAACGGGCAAAATGTTCGCCGTCGAGCATGAAAACGCGATGCCCGACATGATCACGGTGGGCAAAGGCATCGCGGCGGGCTTTCCCGTCAGCGGGGTTATTTCGACTGAAAAGATAATCAACACCAAGCCGTTCGCCAACCCGAGCGGAAGCTCGTCAAGCTACGGGGGCAACCCGATGGCGGGCGCGGCCTGCTATGCGACGCTGTCTACGATAATTGACGAAAAGCTCGTCGCGAACTCGGCCGAAGTGGGCGCGTACATGCTGCAGGAACTCAGGAAACTCCAGGACAAATACCGTTTCATCGGCGACGTGCGCGGCCGGGGCCTGATGATCGGCGTGGAAATGGTGTCCGACAGGACGACAAAAGAGCCGCTGCCCGGCGAGATCACGCGCGCGCTGTTTGACGAATGCCTGAAGCGGGGCGTGATGTCGATGTGCTATTCAAAAACCATCCGCATCAACCCGCCGCTCGTGATCACCAGAAAAGAAGCCGAGGAAGGGCTCGGCAAGCTCGACGAAGCGTTTGCCGCGCTGGCCAAGCGGTTCAACCTCGGCTGATCATGCACAGGGGCGCTTTAGCGGGGTTCGGGGCGGTGGCTGAAAACGGCCACTGTCCGGCTCTGCTGGACCAGAAAGACTGTTTGGAGATCGTGGCGGTGGCGGAGCAGTCGCAGCAGCGCCGGGCCGCGGCGGCGCGCTGTTTTCCCGAAGCGCGGATCTACGAATCGCTTGCGGAACTGCTGGC
The DNA window shown above is from Elusimicrobiaceae bacterium and carries:
- a CDS encoding aspartate aminotransferase family protein, whose amino-acid sequence is MTTAVKSEAFKAGPKSSALIAEEQKYIAPGSQQIGTFSGVAMERGEGSYFIDVDGNRYLDLYAGVGVASIGHAHPRYVKILSEQIGKIGVGSFSTENRMKFLKLLASVAPGELKRTQLYSGGAEAVEAALRLAKSYTGNYEFVGFWGGFHGKSMGVLGLLGDTFKHNFGPLPAGMHLVPHAYCYRCPFKMKHPDCGLFCAEFVRKNLKLQTTGRIAAFIMEPVQGTNGNIVPPAGYLQAMIDIAHENNALFIADEMICGFGRTGKMFAVEHENAMPDMITVGKGIAAGFPVSGVISTEKIINTKPFANPSGSSSSYGGNPMAGAACYATLSTIIDEKLVANSAEVGAYMLQELRKLQDKYRFIGDVRGRGLMIGVEMVSDRTTKEPLPGEITRALFDECLKRGVMSMCYSKTIRINPPLVITRKEAEEGLGKLDEAFAALAKRFNLG